Proteins encoded in a region of the Elaeis guineensis isolate ETL-2024a chromosome 7, EG11, whole genome shotgun sequence genome:
- the LOC105048664 gene encoding SEC12-like protein 2, protein MARGRREIPPCSKTYGFPIYCAAWVPLDRISAAAAAEAEEKEDRGRAAEEEDKGKQEGGEGSEGQTSPSSQKDRLLVALGGGGGEGRSGVPNALVISEFDLESRSLSDQPVFRMGTDAEVPYRMAVHPGGNGILCSFPKGCRWFEWDFLESKESHKLALKSSEKGLSQLEEDGLQLAVAFNAEGSMLATGGEDGHLRVFKWPSLESILDQTDAHATVKDLHFSLDGKFLVSLGNSGPCRVWDLASSTVVASLHREDGEVFGLCRFSQSTDSSQILLITTMHGDQGKIVSWNTLSWKRLGSKKVVRDPISAFNVAADGKLLAIGTVEGNIMILNSDMQVQTIVKKAHLGIVTALIFSQDSRALMSASFDSSARVTLIESRKSSGMSTFLAALVIFLAILLYFMKLKGVV, encoded by the exons ATGGCGAGGGGACGGCGAGAGATCCCACCCTGCTCCAAGACCTACGGCTTCCCCATCTACTGCGCCGCCTGGGTCCCCCTCGACCGGATCTCAgccgccgccgcggcggaggcggaGGAGAAGGAAGACAGGGGCAGGGCGGCGGAGGAGGAAGACAAAGGCAAGCAAGAAGGAGGCGAAGGAAGCGAGGGACAGACTTCTCCTTCGTCTCAGAAAGATCGGCTCCTGGTGGCTCTGGGGGGAGGCGGGGGCGAAGGCCGGAGCGGGGTTCCGAACGCCCTCGTCATCTCCGAGTTTGATCTCGAGTCACGATCCCTCTCCGATCAGCCG GTGTTTCGGATGGGAACGGATGCTGAGGTGCCTTATAGGATGGCTGTACACCCAGGCGGAAATGGGATCCTTTGCTCATTTCCAAAGGGTTGCAG GTGGTTTGAATGGGATTTTCTGGAGAGCAAGGAATCCCATAAATTGGCTCTTAAGTCCTCTGAAAAGGGATTGTCACAACTGGAGGAGGATGGGCTGCAGTTAGCAGTAGCCTTTAATGCAGAAGGATCCATGCTTGCAACTGGTGGTGAG GATGGGCATTTGAGGGTCTTCAAGTGGCCAAGTTTGGAAAGCATTCTTGATCAAACTGATGCTCATGCGACTGTGAAGGATTTGCATTTCAG TCTCGATGGGAAGTTTCTTGTGTCATTGGGAAATAGTGGCCCTTGCAGGGTTTGGGATCTGGCATCATCAACAGTTGTAGCCAGTCTGCACAGGGAAGAT GGTGAAGTTTTTGGCTTGTGCAGGTTTTCTCAGAGCACTGATAGTAGTCAGATACTATTGATTACTACAATGCATG GTGACCAAGGAAAGATAGTGTCTTGGAATACTCTTTCATGGAAGCGACTTGGGTCAAAGAAGGTAGTCCGTGACCCTATTTCTGCATTTAATGTAGCAGCTGATGGTAAACTCCTCGCAAT TGGGACAGTAGAAGGAAACATCATGATCCTCAACTCAGATATGCAGGTTCAGACTATAGTTAAAAAAGCACACCTCGGCATTGTTACTGCATTAATCTTCTCCCAAGATTCAAG GGCCTTGATGTCTGCATCCTTTGATTCAAGTGCACGGGTGACACTTATTGAAAGTAGAAAGAGTAGTG GGATGAGCACGTTCCTCGCTGCCCTCGTTATTTTTCTGGCAATTCTGTTATATTTCATGAAGTTGAAGGGGGTCGTTTGA